In Raphanus sativus cultivar WK10039 chromosome 5, ASM80110v3, whole genome shotgun sequence, the following proteins share a genomic window:
- the LOC108860147 gene encoding peroxidase 3-like yields the protein MNCLRTIALSLSLLLVGLVGPIQAQLQMNFYANTCPNAEKIVQDFVSNHISNAPSLAATLLRMHFHDCFVRGCDGSVLINSTSGNAERDATPNLTIRGFGFIEAIKTLLEAQCPGVVSCADIIALASRDAVVFTGGPSWSVPTGRRDGRISNVSEALANIPPPTSNFTNLQTLFANQGLDLRDLVLLSGAHTIGVSHCFSFANRLYNFTGRGDQDPALDSQYAANLKSRKCPSLNDNTTIVEMNPGSRKTFDLNYYQMVLKRRGLFQSDSALTTNPTTLSNINQILKGSVESFFSEFAKSMEKMGRINVKTGSAGVIRRQCSVANS from the exons ATGAATTGCCTGAGAACTATTGCTCTGTCCCTCTCTCTTTTACTTGTGGGATTGGTCGGGCCAATCCAAGCTCAGTTACAGATGAACTTCTACGCCAACACTTGTCCAAACGCCGAAAAGATTGTTCAAGATTTTGTTTCAAACCACATTTCTAATGCTCCTTCCCTTGCCGCTACTCTCTTACGGATGCATTTCCACGATTGTTTTGTTAGG GGCTGTGATGGATCAGTGCTTATAAACTCAACGTCAGGAAATGCGGAGAGAGACGCAACGCCTAACCTAACGATTAGAGGGTTTGGCTTCATCGAGGCAATCAAAACTCTGCTTGAAGCTCAGTGTCCAGGAGTCGTCTCTTGCGCTGATATTATCGCTCTAGCATCTAGAGACGCCGTAGTTTTCACC GGAGGACCAAGCTGGAGTGTACCGACCGGAAGAAGAGATGGGAGGATATCGAACGTATCAGAGGCATTAGCTAACATTCCTCCTCCAACCAGTAACTTCACCAATCTTCAGACACTCTTTGCAAACCAAGGACTTGATCTTAGGGACCTTGTCTTACTCTCTG GGGCACACACTATCGGAGTATCTCACTGCTTCTCTTTCGCAAACCGTCTCTACAACTTCACGGGTCGTGGAGACCAAGATCCGGCCTTAGACAGCCAATACGCAGCCAATCTAAAGTCCAGGAAATGTCCTAGCCTCAATGATAACACGACCATCGTGGAGATGAATCCAGGGAGTCGTAAAACGTTTGATCTTAATTACTACCAGATGGTTCTCAAGCGTAGAGGTCTGTTTCAATCAGACTCTGCTCTCACCACCAACCCAACAACGCTCTCAAACATAAACCAGATCTTGAAAGGTTCGGTGGAGAGCTTCTTCTCTGAGTTTGCAAAGTCGATGGAGAAAATGGGTCGGATCAATGTCAAGACTGGGTCAGCAGGAGTGATTAGAAGGCAATGCTCAGTTGCAAATAGTTAA